In the Peptoanaerobacter stomatis genome, one interval contains:
- a CDS encoding adenine phosphoribosyltransferase: MDLRSVIREIPDFPEKGIGFKDITTLIKDKEAFKYAVDLIVQDLKDKDIDYIVGPEARGFLMGAAVAYALGVGFVPIRKKGKLPAEVVRKEYSLEYGTDILEIHKDAIEKGSNVAIVDDLMATGGTVCAVAELLEEIGANVKAMEFLIELSFLKPNEKVKKYHVNSLVKYESE; encoded by the coding sequence ATGGATTTAAGGTCTGTGATAAGAGAAATACCGGATTTTCCTGAAAAAGGCATAGGTTTTAAAGATATAACAACGCTTATAAAAGATAAAGAGGCGTTTAAATATGCAGTAGATTTAATAGTACAAGATTTGAAAGACAAAGATATAGATTATATTGTAGGACCTGAAGCAAGAGGATTTTTAATGGGAGCGGCAGTTGCGTATGCTTTAGGTGTGGGTTTTGTTCCTATTAGAAAAAAAGGTAAATTACCTGCAGAGGTGGTTAGAAAAGAATATTCTTTGGAATATGGAACAGATATATTGGAAATACACAAAGACGCAATAGAAAAAGGCTCTAATGTCGCAATTGTAGACGATTTAATGGCGACAGGAGGAACTGTGTGTGCAGTCGCAGAGTTGCTTGAAGAAATAGGAGCTAATGTAAAAGCTATGGAATTCCTCATAGAACTTTCATTTTTAAAACCTAATGAAAAAGTGAAAAAATATCATGTAAATTCATTGGTTAAATATGAGAGTGAATAA
- the scfA gene encoding six-cysteine ranthipeptide SCIFF — MKKHIVTIAKGSLKQSASHGGCGECQTSCQSACKTSCTVANQECEREN; from the coding sequence ATGAAAAAACACATAGTAACAATAGCAAAAGGTTCACTTAAACAAAGCGCATCTCACGGTGGATGTGGAGAATGCCAAACATCTTGCCAATCTGCTTGCAAAACATCTTGCACAGTAGCAAATCAAGAATGTGAAAGAGAAAACTAA
- the recJ gene encoding single-stranded-DNA-specific exonuclease RecJ has translation MNEKKWIISNINTSTIPFDKLFYDRNKYDMSKEEFFKPDIDNQYDGMLMLGMKRALERIDTAIKQNEKIYIYGDYDVDGTSATAILLKTFNILDYHNINYYIPNRKTEGYGLNKDAINKISQDECKLIITVDCGITAIDEVDFANELEMDVIITDHHQVGEVIPKAYSIVNPHQKNCKYPYKNLCGAAIAYKLSRELLRMYAKQETGELVEIAGIATVADIMELNGENRVIVKNALREIKKSSNFGIDALIIEAGLNKSAIFSYEIGFGIAPRINSAGRLDDASLAVRLYMAKNEIEAKCYAKELNILNYKRQEMVKDIYEKSLVQVEEESENQPYVTVSYGENWNKGVIGIVASKLVDKFGKPSVVIAIDDDKASASCRGIENFNFFEAMKSMENMFEKYGGHEMAGGFSIKKEKIPTFIKKINAYAKKIMSDEDYEVNLNIDMLMPTNAITQENYNKMEMFEPFGIENEKPIFLSTDISLENIQFIGKDKIHFKARDKKTGKNILKFNSYDELKDLDISKNVDVVFHMNRNVFADNVDIQMFASDIRYSYDYSYDYKDIYQIVRDDIGYFEMNYDFSLEDVINFEILELKNISKLIGKTAFLCYSYKSYFYIRKLMEYSYKRLDFYQDNMENSFENMVILLPLLDKTELKDYDNIVVCDKLKKIENVIYECECNKYALDFSQFDIGYKPYDLRLNMVILYNFFKKYDDKNIRITDILNVLKIDSMIFFIASSMLQKCKLIDIIYDFQYNRVHVKLKITDEKQDINDNIIFRKFKQYFSIIGR, from the coding sequence ATGAACGAAAAAAAATGGATAATATCTAATATAAATACAAGCACAATACCTTTTGATAAGTTATTTTATGACAGAAACAAATATGATATGAGTAAAGAGGAGTTTTTTAAACCTGATATAGATAACCAGTATGATGGTATGCTTATGCTTGGTATGAAAAGAGCATTGGAGAGAATAGATACAGCTATAAAACAAAATGAGAAAATATATATTTATGGGGATTATGATGTTGACGGCACGAGTGCAACAGCTATATTGTTAAAAACGTTCAATATTTTAGATTATCACAATATAAACTATTATATACCCAATAGAAAAACTGAGGGATATGGACTTAACAAGGATGCGATAAACAAAATATCACAAGATGAGTGTAAGCTTATAATCACAGTGGATTGCGGCATAACGGCTATAGATGAAGTTGATTTTGCAAATGAACTTGAAATGGATGTTATTATAACAGATCACCATCAAGTTGGCGAAGTTATACCCAAAGCGTATTCAATAGTAAATCCTCATCAAAAAAATTGTAAATATCCGTATAAAAATTTATGTGGTGCGGCAATAGCTTATAAATTATCCAGAGAGCTTTTGAGGATGTATGCTAAGCAGGAAACAGGCGAGCTTGTAGAAATAGCAGGAATAGCTACAGTGGCTGATATAATGGAGTTAAACGGTGAAAATAGAGTTATAGTAAAAAATGCACTGAGAGAAATAAAAAAGTCTTCAAATTTTGGAATAGATGCTTTAATAATAGAAGCGGGTCTTAATAAAAGTGCAATATTTTCGTATGAAATAGGATTTGGAATTGCGCCGAGGATAAATTCTGCGGGAAGATTGGACGATGCATCACTTGCTGTAAGATTATATATGGCCAAAAATGAAATAGAAGCAAAATGTTATGCAAAAGAATTGAATATTCTAAATTATAAAAGACAAGAGATGGTAAAAGATATATATGAAAAATCGCTTGTACAAGTAGAGGAAGAAAGTGAAAACCAACCATATGTAACAGTATCTTACGGAGAAAACTGGAATAAAGGGGTAATAGGTATAGTAGCTTCAAAACTCGTTGACAAATTTGGAAAACCGTCAGTTGTGATTGCGATAGATGACGATAAAGCCTCTGCATCCTGTAGAGGTATAGAAAATTTTAATTTTTTTGAAGCTATGAAATCTATGGAAAATATGTTCGAAAAATATGGCGGACATGAAATGGCTGGAGGATTTTCCATAAAAAAAGAAAAAATTCCTACTTTTATAAAAAAAATAAATGCATATGCAAAAAAAATTATGTCGGATGAAGATTATGAAGTGAACTTGAACATAGATATGCTTATGCCGACAAATGCAATAACTCAAGAAAATTATAATAAGATGGAAATGTTTGAGCCTTTCGGTATAGAAAATGAAAAGCCGATATTTTTGTCAACTGATATAAGCTTGGAAAATATTCAATTTATTGGAAAAGATAAAATTCATTTTAAGGCTAGAGATAAAAAAACGGGAAAAAATATTTTGAAATTCAACAGTTATGACGAATTAAAAGATTTGGACATATCTAAAAATGTAGATGTAGTATTTCATATGAATAGGAATGTTTTTGCTGATAATGTTGATATACAAATGTTTGCTTCAGATATAAGGTATTCATATGATTATTCGTATGATTATAAAGATATTTATCAAATTGTAAGAGATGATATAGGATATTTTGAAATGAATTATGACTTTTCATTAGAGGATGTGATAAATTTTGAAATACTGGAGTTGAAAAATATATCTAAACTCATAGGAAAAACTGCATTTTTATGCTATTCATATAAATCCTATTTTTATATTCGTAAGCTAATGGAATACTCGTATAAACGTCTTGATTTTTATCAGGACAATATGGAAAACAGCTTTGAAAATATGGTTATATTATTGCCTTTATTGGATAAAACAGAGCTTAAAGATTATGATAATATCGTTGTATGTGATAAACTTAAAAAAATAGAAAACGTAATTTATGAATGTGAGTGTAATAAATATGCTTTAGATTTTTCACAATTTGATATAGGATACAAGCCTTACGATTTGCGTTTGAATATGGTTATTTTATACAATTTTTTCAAAAAATATGATGATAAGAATATAAGGATAACAGATATATTGAATGTATTGAAAATAGATTCGATGATTTTTTTTATAGCAAGCAGTATGCTTCAAAAATGTAAACTTATTGACATAATATATGATTTTCAATATAATAGAGTACACGTAAAGTTAAAAATAACAGATGAAAAACAAGATATAAATGATAATATTATTTTTAGAAAATTTAAACAGTATTTTTCTATTATAGGACGATAA
- a CDS encoding RelA/SpoT family protein yields the protein MLENVIKTVQQYNPDADVDILIKAYEYAENKHEGQVRRSGEAYIVHPVQVAGILAELELDVATIAAGLMHDVVEDTDTTNEQMINMFGVEIATLVDGVTKLGKIDYKSKEENQTENLRKMFMAMAKDVRVVLIKLADRLHNMRTLKFMPPRKAREKSKETIEIFAPIAGRLGISKIKWEMEDIALRYLEPEFYFDMERKISRRITQRDSYINGIISKLKEKIQVEANIPCEIYGREKNMYSIYKKMKFKNKSFEEIYDFIAVRVVVKELKDCYGVIGIVHTIWKPIPTRFKDYIAMPKVNMYQSIHTTIFGPDGEPVEIQIRTEEMHKTAEYGIAAHWKYKEGRIDTNESDMDKKLAWLRQIMDWQKEVSDPTEFMESLKIDLFANQVFVFTPKGDVIELPTDSTPIDLAYKIHTNVGNTCIGAKISGKIVPLDTKLKNGQIVEIMTSASSKGPSRDWINIVKSSHAKNKIRQWFKKERKEENIEKGKELIEKETKKQGYPLGDFLRTKALVAAAKFLSQASEEELYAALGYGGLTMNQVMGKLKDIYEKDFGDKIKEEKLKQLKENQRISQEGREQKKERKNRQLVNVTGVDNILTRLAKCCTPIPGDEIVGYITKGRGVTVHRKDCPNAQRDMQNSSKELVEVHWNDINVNSSFDVEVQIRGYDRRGLFGDISRIFEDEKSDLLSLNARRVKDDIAIIDATFEVRSKEQVRKIIRKLKAVPDIHDVFRISK from the coding sequence TTGTTGGAAAATGTAATAAAAACTGTACAGCAATATAATCCTGATGCAGATGTGGATATACTTATAAAAGCCTATGAATATGCTGAAAATAAGCATGAAGGACAGGTAAGGCGCTCAGGAGAAGCATATATAGTGCATCCTGTTCAAGTAGCCGGTATATTGGCGGAGTTGGAATTAGATGTGGCTACCATTGCAGCAGGGTTGATGCACGATGTTGTGGAAGATACGGACACCACTAACGAACAAATGATAAATATGTTTGGAGTTGAGATAGCTACACTTGTAGATGGAGTTACTAAACTTGGTAAAATAGATTATAAATCTAAAGAAGAAAATCAAACAGAAAATCTTCGCAAGATGTTTATGGCTATGGCGAAAGACGTGAGAGTTGTCTTAATAAAACTGGCTGACAGACTTCATAATATGAGAACTCTCAAATTTATGCCGCCAAGAAAAGCAAGAGAAAAATCAAAAGAAACTATAGAAATATTTGCGCCTATAGCAGGCAGACTCGGTATATCAAAAATCAAATGGGAAATGGAAGATATAGCACTTAGATATCTTGAACCTGAGTTTTATTTTGACATGGAAAGAAAAATATCAAGAAGAATAACTCAGAGGGATTCATATATAAATGGCATAATTTCCAAGTTAAAAGAAAAAATACAAGTAGAAGCTAACATACCATGCGAAATATATGGTAGAGAAAAAAATATGTATAGTATATACAAAAAGATGAAATTTAAAAATAAATCTTTTGAAGAAATATACGATTTTATAGCTGTCAGGGTAGTTGTTAAGGAATTGAAAGATTGCTATGGCGTAATAGGTATAGTTCACACTATTTGGAAACCAATACCAACAAGATTTAAAGATTATATTGCTATGCCAAAGGTAAATATGTATCAATCCATACACACTACAATATTTGGACCTGACGGAGAGCCGGTAGAAATACAGATACGTACAGAAGAAATGCATAAGACAGCAGAATACGGTATAGCAGCACACTGGAAATATAAAGAAGGAAGAATAGATACAAATGAATCTGATATGGACAAGAAATTAGCCTGGTTAAGACAGATAATGGATTGGCAAAAAGAAGTATCAGATCCTACAGAATTTATGGAGTCTTTAAAAATAGACTTATTTGCCAATCAGGTTTTTGTGTTTACGCCAAAAGGAGATGTAATAGAATTACCTACAGACTCGACACCTATAGATTTGGCATACAAGATACACACAAATGTAGGTAATACTTGTATAGGTGCAAAAATAAGTGGAAAGATTGTGCCGCTTGATACCAAGCTAAAAAATGGTCAGATAGTTGAAATAATGACATCTGCATCTTCAAAAGGACCAAGCAGAGATTGGATAAATATTGTAAAATCTTCGCATGCAAAAAATAAAATAAGACAATGGTTCAAAAAGGAACGTAAAGAAGAAAACATAGAAAAAGGCAAAGAATTAATAGAAAAAGAAACAAAGAAGCAAGGCTACCCGTTAGGAGATTTTTTAAGAACAAAAGCACTTGTAGCAGCAGCTAAATTTTTAAGTCAGGCAAGCGAAGAAGAATTATATGCAGCTCTTGGTTATGGTGGGCTTACTATGAATCAGGTTATGGGTAAGCTTAAAGATATTTATGAAAAAGACTTCGGAGATAAAATAAAAGAAGAAAAACTAAAACAGTTAAAAGAAAATCAAAGAATATCACAAGAGGGTAGAGAACAGAAAAAAGAAAGAAAAAATAGACAACTGGTCAATGTTACAGGTGTAGATAATATACTTACAAGACTTGCAAAATGCTGTACACCAATACCTGGAGATGAAATAGTGGGCTATATAACAAAAGGTAGAGGAGTAACAGTTCATAGAAAAGATTGTCCTAACGCCCAAAGAGATATGCAGAACAGCTCTAAAGAACTGGTAGAAGTGCATTGGAATGATATTAACGTAAACTCATCATTTGATGTGGAAGTCCAAATAAGAGGATATGACAGAAGAGGATTGTTTGGAGATATAAGCAGAATTTTTGAAGATGAAAAAAGTGACTTATTGTCATTAAATGCTAGAAGAGTAAAGGATGATATAGCAATAATAGATGCAACGTTTGAAGTAAGATCAAAGGAGCAAGTGAGGAAGATAATCAGAAAATTGAAAGCTGTTCCGGATATACACGATGTATTTAGGATATCAAAGTAA
- a CDS encoding AAA family ATPase has product MSKIYAKMFGTPIITKDDKEVLFPYSKVKALLYYLIINKRASRDELSGLLWCEDREEIAKKNLRNAIYKIKKSFDEDVLISPNKSLVMINPNLDISSNVEPFINGDDSLIDEYIGDFIQGFYVKNAEPFEQWLTQIRENYREIFVRKLYELIDKSIHNQENSKIELYCKKLISVNEFDEKAYAILINHYKDIKDYKSAIDTYNKLSKILSVELGITPDEQTTVLFNQVLDLINDSNYNKKSQSEKFFYGRISELRLLEQNFDKFIKNDDAKSIILSGEAGIGKSRLKDEFLSKINSEKSYVFETNCYPAEKEYFFKPWNPIISKMSEILIKDNINIPHIWENIISCIFPEFNKNKNTPYQHLPENFETIKYDMIGDILSDILERITKRKKVMLIFEDIQYADSMSISILSSIILHQKKSDIIFIATYRNEYDKNVDKLITSMNLHDKLILMPLDRFTSEEAEKFVKQAYPNYTPTKELLKKIYQETEGNTFFLTEYVNILKSNGDINIMSVKMQDIIKSKFLYLSEESKKILNIASLFFDEVPLKLLKDITGHDELELMDIIEELENKFILTETQNEDSISFKFTHQKLREFIYMKQSDGRKKLLHAKIGSILEQSIKNDKINIDIYHKLIYHYTNADNKSKALIYKIKILNYYLNFSHELFPILNQADMDAYRYENFSKQQTLSHFKDIENTLKQVRKKGGNSEEIIKLEIAFLHMKGRYLIRDGDYEQGIKLIQDMITQSLDVEDRDYTIEGYKQMIFYCIQTNQPDIMLKYIELALNLAVECNYHKETGIILRLKGLYKIMCQEYEEAEKLLNESINTFKITKQVANKYALNIAAAYNYIGEIRRFNMEFDEAVYYYEQAIKICESKSAFISLAIFNINAGQATFDMGDYQKSTEYFEKALNLYSKLDSIWRKSIAEAFMALILNNEENYSEALKYLKNADTHSQKIKNPHEIGVVFRVKAQIRADMLKNKNLNKVYSKYLDNDLEYYCAESIKYLTTAGDKYEINVINNIMK; this is encoded by the coding sequence ATGAGTAAAATATATGCAAAAATGTTCGGAACTCCAATAATAACAAAAGACGACAAAGAAGTTCTATTCCCTTACAGCAAAGTCAAAGCATTGCTATACTATCTGATCATAAACAAAAGAGCCAGCCGTGATGAGTTATCAGGGCTGTTATGGTGCGAAGACAGAGAAGAAATAGCTAAAAAAAATTTAAGAAATGCAATATATAAAATCAAAAAATCTTTTGATGAAGATGTATTGATATCACCAAATAAATCACTGGTCATGATAAATCCCAATTTGGATATAAGCTCCAATGTAGAGCCGTTTATTAATGGAGATGATTCTCTTATAGATGAATATATAGGTGATTTTATACAAGGTTTTTATGTAAAAAATGCAGAACCTTTTGAACAATGGCTCACACAAATAAGGGAAAATTATAGAGAGATCTTTGTCAGAAAGCTCTATGAACTAATAGATAAAAGTATACACAATCAAGAAAACTCAAAAATAGAATTGTATTGCAAAAAACTTATCAGCGTCAACGAATTTGACGAAAAAGCCTACGCAATACTTATAAATCATTACAAAGATATAAAAGACTATAAAAGCGCCATAGACACATATAACAAACTCTCAAAAATTCTGTCTGTAGAACTTGGAATAACACCTGACGAACAAACAACTGTACTGTTTAATCAAGTTTTAGATTTAATCAACGATTCAAATTACAATAAAAAATCTCAAAGCGAAAAATTTTTCTACGGTAGAATCAGTGAGCTCAGATTATTAGAACAAAACTTTGATAAATTTATAAAAAATGATGATGCAAAATCTATAATACTTTCAGGTGAAGCAGGCATAGGAAAATCAAGATTAAAAGACGAATTTTTAAGTAAAATAAACTCTGAAAAATCATATGTATTTGAAACCAACTGCTACCCTGCAGAAAAAGAATATTTTTTTAAACCCTGGAACCCTATAATTTCAAAAATGTCAGAAATTCTAATAAAAGATAATATAAATATACCTCATATATGGGAAAATATAATCTCATGTATATTCCCTGAGTTCAATAAAAACAAGAATACACCTTATCAACATCTTCCTGAAAACTTTGAAACTATAAAGTATGATATGATTGGCGATATATTAAGCGACATATTAGAAAGAATAACAAAGCGCAAAAAAGTTATGTTAATATTTGAAGACATACAGTATGCCGACAGCATGAGCATATCCATACTGAGCAGTATAATACTGCATCAAAAAAAATCAGACATAATATTTATTGCAACATATAGAAATGAATACGATAAAAATGTGGATAAGCTTATAACATCAATGAATTTACATGACAAGCTCATTTTAATGCCACTCGACAGATTTACAAGTGAAGAAGCCGAAAAATTTGTAAAACAAGCCTATCCTAATTATACGCCTACAAAAGAATTATTAAAAAAAATATATCAAGAAACAGAGGGAAACACTTTTTTCTTAACAGAATATGTCAACATATTAAAATCAAATGGCGATATCAACATAATGTCCGTAAAAATGCAAGACATCATAAAAAGCAAATTCTTATATTTATCAGAAGAAAGCAAAAAAATATTAAATATTGCATCACTATTTTTTGATGAAGTTCCACTCAAGCTGTTAAAAGATATAACAGGTCATGACGAACTTGAACTTATGGATATAATAGAAGAGTTGGAAAACAAATTTATACTTACAGAAACCCAAAATGAAGACTCTATAAGTTTTAAATTCACACATCAAAAACTCAGAGAGTTTATATATATGAAACAAAGTGACGGAAGAAAAAAATTACTCCATGCCAAAATAGGCTCAATTTTAGAACAATCAATAAAAAATGACAAGATAAATATAGATATTTATCACAAACTCATATACCATTATACAAATGCTGATAATAAAAGCAAAGCCCTTATTTATAAAATAAAAATACTCAACTACTATCTTAATTTTTCACACGAGCTGTTCCCTATACTCAACCAAGCCGATATGGACGCATACAGATATGAAAACTTCAGCAAGCAACAGACACTTTCACACTTTAAAGATATAGAAAACACATTAAAACAAGTTAGAAAAAAAGGAGGTAACAGCGAAGAAATAATAAAATTGGAAATAGCATTTCTCCATATGAAAGGCAGATATCTTATAAGAGACGGAGATTACGAGCAAGGCATAAAACTTATTCAAGATATGATTACACAGTCATTGGATGTAGAAGACAGAGATTATACCATTGAAGGCTACAAACAGATGATATTTTATTGCATACAGACTAATCAGCCTGATATTATGTTAAAATATATCGAACTTGCGCTCAATTTAGCAGTAGAATGCAATTACCACAAAGAAACAGGCATAATATTGCGCCTAAAAGGTTTATATAAAATAATGTGTCAAGAATACGAAGAAGCCGAAAAATTATTGAATGAATCTATAAACACATTCAAAATAACAAAACAAGTAGCCAATAAATATGCACTTAATATAGCCGCAGCGTATAATTATATAGGTGAAATAAGGCGATTTAATATGGAATTTGATGAGGCTGTGTATTATTACGAACAAGCCATAAAAATATGTGAAAGCAAGAGCGCTTTTATAAGCTTGGCAATTTTTAATATAAATGCAGGGCAAGCAACATTTGATATGGGAGATTATCAAAAATCCACAGAATATTTTGAAAAAGCGCTTAATCTTTACAGCAAATTGGATTCTATATGGCGAAAATCAATTGCAGAAGCTTTTATGGCACTCATATTAAATAATGAAGAAAACTATTCAGAAGCTTTGAAATATTTAAAAAATGCAGATACACATTCACAAAAAATAAAAAACCCTCATGAAATAGGGGTAGTTTTTAGAGTAAAAGCACAAATTAGAGCCGATATGCTAAAAAACAAAAACCTCAATAAAGTATACAGCAAATACCTTGACAATGATCTTGAATACTACTGTGCAGAAAGCATCAAATATCTTACTACAGCCGGAGATAAATACGAAATAAATGTAATAAACAATATTATGAAATAA
- a CDS encoding endolytic transglycosylase MltG: MNKLKDFIHYISDIIMVLVVVFIILFVFYKNISVFFSDIFDQKLSVNIKEIVSDDISNTSINVNTDSEKTENLEEKNNINTTTSQNAKSADESVTYQNKETNTSQTEKSIEQTSIPQNINTEDKTSDTQNLQVNPNDENKENSKNEITKAVQNNNNFTVTIVIPANSTSTQIVDILYDNKLITSKDEINIYLKENNLETKLKSGTFTINSKMSVEEIVDTISL, from the coding sequence ATGAACAAACTCAAGGATTTCATTCACTATATAAGTGATATTATAATGGTTCTTGTTGTAGTATTTATAATACTTTTTGTGTTTTACAAAAATATAAGCGTATTTTTCAGCGATATATTCGATCAAAAATTATCTGTAAATATAAAAGAAATTGTATCAGATGATATTTCAAATACATCTATAAATGTAAACACAGACTCTGAGAAAACTGAAAATCTCGAAGAAAAAAACAACATCAATACTACAACATCACAAAACGCAAAGTCTGCTGATGAATCCGTCACATATCAAAACAAAGAAACAAACACCTCACAAACAGAAAAATCAATAGAACAAACGAGCATACCTCAAAATATAAACACCGAAGACAAAACATCTGATACACAAAATTTACAAGTAAATCCCAATGATGAAAATAAAGAAAATTCTAAGAATGAAATTACAAAAGCGGTACAAAACAACAATAATTTTACTGTAACTATAGTTATCCCAGCAAACTCAACATCTACACAGATAGTAGACATACTTTATGACAATAAACTCATCACTTCAAAAGACGAGATTAATATATATTTAAAAGAAAACAACTTGGAAACAAAACTGAAATCCGGTACATTTACTATAAATTCAAAAATGAGCGTAGAGGAAATAGTAGATACCATATCCTTATAA
- a CDS encoding DDE-type integrase/transposase/recombinase: MNKSITEGMKRRKQIIEYAIKEKNNAKAARKYHVTRQYVHYWMKRYDGTIESLRKESTKPKSHPKEHTAEEQEKIKHCYRYHKHEGLAQVYRKLQEKGYTRCYDSMTRQIKKLKLKTIQEKKEIRKKKKEKKVSKVTRPGEQVQVDIKYVPLECIGFKSEVDRYYQITGIDVYTRKRILKLVKEKSTYETSNYLNTLEKEMGFKIEQIQTDNGLEFTNEQDRTNKKSRFQKTLEELGIEHKLTAAYSPWQNGYVERSHREDSEKFYANRRFKSEEEMYKSFERYAKRQNNIAKKVLKFKTANEMLEDYIEKARV, encoded by the coding sequence ATGAATAAAAGTATAACAGAAGGAATGAAAAGACGCAAGCAAATAATAGAATATGCAATAAAAGAAAAAAATAATGCAAAAGCAGCAAGAAAATACCATGTAACAAGACAGTATGTACATTATTGGATGAAAAGATATGATGGAACAATAGAATCATTAAGAAAAGAGTCAACAAAACCAAAAAGCCATCCAAAAGAGCACACAGCAGAAGAACAAGAAAAGATAAAACATTGCTATAGATATCATAAGCATGAAGGGTTAGCACAAGTATACAGAAAGTTACAAGAAAAAGGATATACAAGATGCTATGATTCAATGACAAGACAGATAAAAAAATTAAAATTAAAAACTATACAAGAAAAAAAAGAAATTAGAAAAAAGAAGAAAGAAAAGAAAGTAAGCAAAGTAACAAGACCAGGAGAGCAAGTACAAGTAGATATAAAATATGTACCGTTAGAATGCATAGGATTTAAAAGTGAAGTAGACAGATATTATCAAATAACAGGTATAGATGTATATACAAGAAAAAGAATATTGAAGCTTGTAAAAGAAAAAAGCACATACGAAACAAGTAATTACTTAAATACATTAGAAAAAGAAATGGGATTTAAAATAGAGCAAATACAAACAGATAATGGATTAGAATTTACAAATGAGCAAGACAGAACAAATAAAAAAAGTAGATTTCAAAAAACATTAGAAGAATTAGGTATAGAGCATAAACTAACAGCCGCATACAGTCCGTGGCAAAATGGGTATGTAGAAAGAAGTCATAGAGAAGATAGTGAGAAATTTTATGCAAATAGAAGATTCAAGAGCGAAGAAGAGATGTATAAGAGTTTTGAAAGATATGCAAAAAGGCAAAACAATATAGCGAAGAAAGTTTTGAAATTCAAAACTGCAAATGAAATGTTAGAAGATTATATAGAAAAAGCGAGAGTGTGA